The following proteins are encoded in a genomic region of Amphiura filiformis chromosome 11, Afil_fr2py, whole genome shotgun sequence:
- the LOC140164297 gene encoding uncharacterized protein KIAA2013 homolog, giving the protein MTQMLNNNFMRNLLGAINAPKGRKVCLAIFIGLVFFGYLGPWVINHGKATQITVECLEVVLKDYDRKYAENEYLIHQSPKSLEEQVHPFVGNGNIGFTVNYFYPAGLILRLGSSWTKDVPYRPMVRARLESLNDQSASIINYKNGMVERLQCYSIDGACVLMSLKTFVHRTRHSLLLQEIKVENKANTPVTLKMERNGPYYWKGSATSTEILEVEGNPHEYTLSSGKFKAPYERDRTGEYFVAMVIAATNFAKEVTIPPGTVHTEQVIAVVKFSQPFLDAHKENDISAELVDKTEEELFSLLHMDFNILMQEHVETWSQHIWSSKMWLEPLNLLQEDQPKKSHPPLPVLLQPQLSPQLVVATVYYVLSSVDAPLFLPSTSQLTKKEMYSALKMPGSCFNGQPTIFEENLWKPIDNTADMSDLVSHWQHTLFKHGCRSLLNLGVTGFMQAMMLSLLGAQFHEYELAFHADPTQIHTKVQIHNLLYNASFVDIDVDPSSESREIGLSITTSEAIKQSSQPLLVFACGAGCESEPIELNSERQVVDLKWTDPQTPVLYFSHDRKHLSFMKKSIIHYKHIRWVDDVPHEEGQHHHGLNLPVAFWVIIIGLIFGFHLFLFKLIYQEYCVGGGSRSSEKYRRGKDGNNSKV; this is encoded by the coding sequence ATGACACAAATGTTGAACAACAATTTCATGCGTAATCTTCTCGGGGCCATCAACGCTCCGAAAGGTCGCAAAGTGTGCCTGGCGATCTTCATCGGCCTGGTCTTCTTCGGCTACCTAGGCCCATGGGTCATCAATCATGGCAAGGCCACTCAGATCACAGTGGAGTGCTTGGAAGTCGTACTCAAAGACTACGACAGAAAATATGCCGAAAATGAATACCTTATACATCAGTCACCTAAATCTCTGGAAGAGCAGGTGCACCCATTTGTGGGTAATGGAAACATTGGGTTCACCGTCAACTATTTCTATCCAGCTGGATTGATATTAAGACTCGGGTCGTCATGGACCAAAGATGTGCCGTATCGACCCATGGTAAGAGCGAGACTGGAAAGTTTGAATGATCAAAGTGCCTctattataaattataaaaatggtATGGTAGAGAGATTGCAATGTTATTCTATCGATGGTGCCTGTGTGCTTATGTCCCTGAAAACATTTGTGCATCGAACAAGACACTCGCTCTTATTACAAGAGATCAAAGTGGAAAACAAAGCAAATACACCTGTTACATTGAAAATGGAGCGCAATGGGCCTTATTATTGGAAGGGATCCGCTACTAGTACTGAAATATTGGAAGTTGAGGGAAATCCGCATGAGTACACTCTGTCCAGTGGGAAATTCAAAGCGCCTTACGAACGTGACAGAACCGGTGAATACTTTGTCGCAATGGTCATCGCTGCCACAAACTTTGCGAAAGAAGTCACCATCCCACCAGGAACTGTACACACCGAGCAGGTCATTGCGGTTGTGAAGTTTTCTCAGCCGTTCTTGGACGCTCACAAGGAGAATGACATCAGTGCAGAGCTCGTCGATAAAACTGAAGAAGAGTTGTTTTCTTTGCTGCACATGGATTTTAATATTCTTATGCAGGAGCATGTTGAGACGTGGTCTCAGCATATCTGGAGCAGCAAGATGTGGTTGGAGCCACTCAATCTCTTACAAGAGGATCAACCAAAGAAATCACACCCACCATTGCCTGTTTTACTACAACCCCAATTATCACCCCAACTGGTCGTCGCCACTGTTTACTATGTCTTGTCATCCGTTGATGCACCTCTTTTTCTGCCTTCCACTTCGCAATTAACAAAAAAAGAAATGTACAGTGCCTTAAAAATGCCAGGATCATGCTTCAACGGCCAGCCTACTATCTTTGAGGAGAACCTATGGAAGCCTATCGACAACACCGCCGATATGTCGGATTTAGTGTCCCATTGGCAGCATACCTTGTTCAAACATGGCTGCCGAAGCCTGCTGAATCTCGGAGTGACCGGGTTTATGCAGGCGATGATGTTGAGTCTTCTCGGGGCTCAGTTTCACGAATACGAACTTGCCTTCCACGCCGATCCAACTCAAATCCACACCAAAGTGCAAATCCACAATCTCCTCTACAATGCATCATTCGTTGATATCGACGTCGATCCAAGCTCCGAAAGTCGGGAGATTGGACTGAGCATCACCACAAGCGAAGCCATCAAACAGAGCAGTCAGCCGCTATTGGTGTTTGCTTGCGGCGCCGGATGCGAAAGCGAACCGATAGAGTTGAACTCCGAGCGTCAGGTCGTGGATCTCAAGTGGACTGATCCGCAGACGCCGGTTCTGTACTTTTCTCACGATCGAAAACATTTAAGTTTTATGAAGAAGAGTATTATACACTACAAGCATATCCGTTGGGTAGATGACGTGCCCCACGAGGAGGGGCAGCACCATCATGGTTTGAATCTACCTGTTGCCTTCTGGGTTATCATTATTGGCCTCATATTTGGCTTCCACTTATTTCTATTCAAACTTATATATCAGGAGTATTGTGTCGGAGGTGGGAGTAGATCGTCAGAGAAGTATCGCCGGGGTAAAGATGGCAACAATAGCAAAGTGTAA